The Anaerolineales bacterium genome includes a region encoding these proteins:
- a CDS encoding SHOCT domain-containing protein, whose product MGRKGWLVVAAVVGVGVLVMLVACLALLPSWGAGYGWRMNQTPAPWTAGGPWMMGGWNMMGMMLIWPVLLLVLGALLVAGVVWAVQLSSRSGSQSTGIRSTGDTPSQILRRRYAGGEITKEQFDEMRQTLDRS is encoded by the coding sequence ATGGGTAGGAAAGGCTGGCTGGTCGTCGCTGCGGTGGTTGGGGTTGGCGTGCTTGTAATGCTGGTGGCCTGCCTGGCGCTGCTCCCGTCTTGGGGAGCCGGGTACGGTTGGCGGATGAACCAAACACCGGCCCCCTGGACAGCTGGGGGGCCATGGATGATGGGAGGTTGGAACATGATGGGCATGATGCTGATCTGGCCGGTGCTCCTGCTGGTCCTTGGTGCTCTATTGGTGGCGGGTGTCGTGTGGGCGGTCCAGCTATCGTCGCGGAGTGGGTCGCAATCGACGGGCATACGGTCCACCGGCGATACTCCTTCGCAAATCCTCCGGCGCCGGTACGCCGGAGGCGAGATCACGAAGGAACAGTTCGACGAAATGCGGCAGACGCTCGACCGGAGTTAG
- a CDS encoding DUF1573 domain-containing protein, which translates to MTRPSKHRQTKSAPNLVVLAAIAGGVLLALVAAVSVLGGSSGRRAAIEVNGQPRLKVDREVVELGDIPLGQAVEAAFVLTNVGDQPLRLTQAPYIEVVEGC; encoded by the coding sequence ATGACCAGACCTTCCAAGCACCGTCAAACGAAATCCGCCCCCAATCTCGTCGTCCTAGCCGCTATTGCCGGCGGGGTCCTCCTGGCCCTCGTCGCCGCGGTATCGGTGCTAGGCGGATCAAGCGGCAGGCGGGCCGCGATTGAGGTCAACGGCCAGCCGCGGCTCAAGGTGGATCGAGAAGTCGTCGAACTCGGCGACATTCCACTTGGGCAAGCGGTTGAGGCGGCGTTCGTCCTGACGAACGTCGGCGACCAACCGCTCCGCCTAACACAGGCCCCCTACATCGAAGTCGTGGAGGGGTGTTGA